In Mytilus edulis chromosome 8, xbMytEdul2.2, whole genome shotgun sequence, the genomic window CGAACTTTTGTGACTTgacgttaacaatttacattataTTGGAGAGAAGTCCAGAGCTTAGATTTAAATACAAATACTTCTTTATCAAtattctttttatgaaaattatatccTACAGCAACACAAGATAAgatagatatttttcaaattggCACACGTTTCACGATGAGTGACCCAAAGCAGCAAGACACCTGTTAATACTCTACAAAACTCGACATTGactattttaaatgtaaatggaTTATTTAAAACAGAGTTATCACAAAACGTGTTAAAAGACTAGTCATAATAAAACACAGTGTTATGTTTAAGACATGTATCTTTTATTGCATGCTTTGTCTTGTGATTGTCCTACATGAGACCTGTACTGAAATCTTCGTGATGTGTTAATTATagttatatattaatgtttttttacgTAAATATATTATTTCCACACAACTGGTAATTGAATGATTATACTTACTCGTGGATACTCGCATATGTAGCGACGATTCCTGGTACATGGCTGGTTAGACCATTGCCACGTGGTGCCGATGAACTGTAGTCCCACACAGTCAGCGTTTGGTGTACCATTATTTATGCCTGAAATAATTAACCGTCCATTTATTTCGCATTACGTTTTAAATACCACAAAATGAACAAAACTAATATAAAAGACAGTCTTGTTCAACAGTCCTACTAAATTAATGAACCAACTTCAACGTATACTTTGCCTCGTCTTGTTGAAGATATATACGTTATTAATTTCATGTTATCACAAATAACTTGTTCTTAACTATTATCCTAGAGGCACTgttgtaattgaatatttgtctttaaaatagATGGAATAGTATACCTTTAGTAAATCAACTCAATAGTCCATATTTACatgatttagaaaataaaattgaaaacattgcTCAGCTTCTATCTTATTAAGCATCTTGTTTTAGGCAGAAACATACTTATACTAGTCATAACAAAATGATGTTATGAATATCCTAAACTGAAATTGTAATGTTCTCTCAAAAGAAAAAAGTACCTCCTGTTCAAAGTTTCAGTGttttgttaatagatataggaagatctGCCAAGTCATGTTGGAATCTtcggaaacacagctgtagaccttgaggcaaagaatgccctgggtgaccctttatctaactgtgatataccatatactgattttaaatctaatattagagaatatgttttacatatattgaaaaatgaatggagttaaaaagatgataataaattatataaaattaaacctAATTCAGGTTAACCTTTCAATaattttatgtgcagaaaagatcagtgtgttatttctAGATGTCGTAATGGTCATACTataataacacacgagtatcttttaaaaaatgaagatgaaccacaatgtgtaccttgcaactgcaagtacactatttaacatgttttaattaattgtattgactttgctgatattcgtaaacagcatttcaatgtcaataatatgtatgatttatttactaatgttccatttacaaatattgttgcatttttaacagaaattggaatttattataaaatataaaaatgttattttaatttttaccacgttatcttactgttgatttttatttgtaaattatcaatttgctttagtctagaattgaaggactttttgtctttttttaaaaaaaaatgctttaaattgtaaaaatattcgaattagctctcgccgcgatatagccctTTTGTGCTTTTGcgacgtaaagcaaacaacaatcaatcactaTTTATTTTTAAGCCTTTTGTTGACCGGATGAATAAGTGTTGATGGCTAATCCTGGTTAGTCTATAACATTGTTCACGACCTTGTTCATGCATATTTATCTATTGTTCAATACAATGTGATGTCATATGAATGATACTTGTGTGTGTTTGTTGTCGCATTTACATACATCAATAATAACTATTTATGTCTATTTTTCCCAAAGTATGACTTTGCATCTCTTTAAGAATAAATTGTGTCAAAATAAAATCGAAGGTTAATAACACCAACAGAAATTGATGTAAAAACTAAATTGCTTTTCTGAATGGTGTGTTCATATTACATAAACGGCTGCTTTTATCATAAAAAAGTAAATTTACCTGTTCCAAATGGGAGGTTTGTAAAATGGAATAGACCATTTTCTATGGCAAATCTGAAGGTCCCATCCGCGTTTAAATTTGCACCGGTCCACACAATTTCATCATTGGCtgtaaaaacaagaaaatttaaatgaGCTTCATCGAAAGTCAGAAGATTTATTACATATATGTTCTTCGTAGTTCATAAAAATTAGACAACACTATATACACTCGTGAAATAATGTATTTAACATtgacaacttttttttctttcaaaaacaatgaaaacaaaaacaaggattttataaaaaaaaaaaatcaaatatgaccttttaaactataagtaataaaattatgaaaagaaaagtaggtgtaaatggacatttttttttaaatatactacatggataaaaccagaggattctgaatatCTGGGAAACATTCAAAAACGCATCATAGCGTTAGCAAAATGTCTAAAGATCTGTGATAAATTGAACTTTTATAGTTGTTAACAGCTGTTTTGTAGTGAGATGCAAAGAATTTAATTCCAAGAAAAAAGCAATGAATGAAAAATGTGTGCAAAGGAATATGCATTTTATGTAACCAATTTAAAAACTTACTAtggtttatttttcaatatgagAAATTTTGTACGaaataacacacatataaatctTCCGTCAGGTACGACAGGACATACATATAAATAATCCATGAGGTACGATATGTTCATCGTCGGAAATGTTTAGGGCAAGATGTGGTTTGTGTAAGCGTGCAAACAGGGAAACACTATGATTCGGGTACTATAATTCCAGGACTTACACTGATACACAGATACAaacatttaacaatattaaaCTCAATTTAAATTAATCTAGTTGGCTTATCTTTTGCAAGTTCTATTATAATGTCAGTTCTTGTTTAAATGAAAACTGTGTGTACTGTACACCACGTTTTGAGGAACATGTGATTCAATGATTTGAAATACTACATTActgcaaaaataataaaaactgttGAAATGATGTTAAAATAGATGTTCCTGTATTATTTGGTTGAGACAATAACAATCTACTGCCTTATGAAATGACTGCCTAATGGTTGAGCAATGATACAGTTAGCTGTAGTGGAACTATCCCCCTTATTTGTCTATGTAATTAGATGACACAAATTCAACATTAAGAAAATGATCAATTCAGAAAAATGCTTTGAACGCAACACATGACCTTATACAATGATTGCGTTAGGGTTTAGATAAGGGACAGTTAAAGTAGATCGAGCCGCTGTCGAGGGACTATGTTTACCTTTTTATGTTACAAAATTTGCATTGCGCTAATTGAACAATAAAATACAGAACTAAGTTTGATCTTTAAATGACTGTCTTACacatttgttcttttatttagaaaaaaataaataatgcacCCATCTTCCCCCAGCAGCTACATAACCTGTGAACTGTCTTTAGTGTTCGAACGTCTTTGGGAAGAGATAATTGTATCGTAATACAGATTAATGTATTAGTTCAAACATCTTGCTTACGGATTAGATTTGCTATCACATGTTTTGTTATCTTTGTTATCATATTTATTTCGTAATTCGAGATGACTGAATACAtgaataactttattttaatagaaaatacAATAACATTCTCAACTTACGAATGGTATATTTATTTCTAACAGCATCGGCTTCTTGTTCAGTGTTTGGTCTCCACAGGTAGGCACCCGGTGTACTGGTACAATCCGTCTGAAATTTAGTAAGATGATATTCGTACATTGATGTCACATAATCTGTATGTGAACACATAGATagttgttatttgaaaaaaaaaaagagttcttGTATTGTCAAAACTAGTCatcgtttatcatgtttattcccAGCCagttttttttcaagtttcagcagtttttgtttttttataataaactcCTTATTCATCTTCATATGTCTCCCATATAATGCATCTCGTGACTACAATTATGTCCCAGTATTACGTCAAAGACCATTCAGGTATTTGTTTCTACTATCATACTCTATTATCAAACTATTATTGTGTTGAAAAGATTAAATTATGTCCAATAGATCTCGACTGCGATCAACATCATAAAAAGCGTCAAATGCACttcaaacataaaacaaatgaacaCTTTCTATAACCGTAAATTAACCAGACTTTCAACAAATGAACTTTATAGGTCAAATATAGGAACAACTTCAGTGACATGATCAAGAACATTGCACATACACTTTTACAAAAGGATTAGAAAGTTGCCATTCGTCGTATATACAAGCAGATAATACAGTCATTCATAACACTTACTTAAGTCAGGTATTAAGAATTTTGTTATGTCACTTGTTTAATAAAAACATCAACTATATCTGTATTGTAATCTTATATTCTGCCTacagaatatataatatattaaactgTTTTTGGTTCTTGATTGTGTTTGAAGTAACAACCTCGTCTTCCAAATAGTGAATAATTAACACACTCACCAGAGCTGCATTCCACGTTCTATCATTAGTATTGTCTGAACCACTATCAGAATAACAGGTTGTACTAATTCCTTGGTTTGGTAAGAGCATGAATCCATTTGGGCAAGTTTCCGAAACACATGGCGGCGCTATTTAAATGGTAAAAAAACATatgggttaatttttttttaacaaacatgatttataataaaaaatataaagcaataccgTAATTTCAGAAACGTTACAAATTAATGACAATGACTAAATGAATCGGAAATACAGAAGCTACATGCATTGTTTTGACAACGAAATGTAgtttgattgtcaatgatacaagtttccacaacagaccaaatagGTGTGCAATAAacatattgacatttttattttacacatcAATTGACGTTcctacatttacatgtatttgttgacCAGCTATtgattaaatcttttattttgtgcAGTTGATCGGATGGATGGAACTTTAAAGGTAAATAAAACCATAAGCTTCCagaagattttataaaactttatccTTATCAGCATACAAAAAAAGACTGTGAACTCATGGCATGGCTTCTCTTAGAACAATGCTGTATTTTTCAGATTTGGATTACGAGCTGTTTTTCCATTGAACATATTTGTTATGCTGTTGGGCGATGTATAATAGGATTGTCAAACTATACTTACTAGGCGCTACAGGAACAGATACAACCATAACCGGTACTGCAGCCGGAGCTACCGGAGCTGCCGGAGCTGCCTGAGCTGCCTGAGCTGCTGTAGCAGTGGGTGTTGCTGCCGCCAATAGTAAGGGTCCAAGAAGTAACAGCGGTAAAAGAGCCGAAACTAGGGGAAAACCAGTCCCTGTACCACctccaaaaatatatttagtaaaaatcaattaaaatcgtCATTTGGTGGTTTATCATGAGTGAgagtaatattttaaataaacttaacaaaaataaatCCAATCAGAAATAGCTAATGTACATGAATGAAGTCATGTGTGGTTTTTTTAAGAATGTATCAGATTACAATTAAACTCTTCTTATCACAAGCAATATATTTATTCCGACAATAAAACAGGTGAGGAAGTCTTTGATCGGACGTCCATCTGTTATCATCATCAAAGGTGTGTATAAAACATCATACTATTACAACTTTGATATGTAATGGATATGCAAATCTGTAATATTCGATGTTCATAACCATGTaaaaatttatcatttaattaCCTCCATCCTCGAAAAGTGCTTGTGTGTCGCCCTCTAATATGACCTGTGCATAGCACGTATTACTTGATAGAAATATGacaatcaacaaaacaaaatatatctgtaaataataaaattacgtAAAACATATTATGTGAATACAATTATATTCCAGTCGTTCGCATAATTATTACTGACATATCTATTGTTATGATAAGCAAGAATCAGATGATCATGTCAACTCAACACTTAACTTTTGATATTattgtctgtttattttattcacatatagttgtcaatataatcgAATTTTATGGTACTGTCAAAcatgtgagaggtttatctagctattaTACCAGATTCATtcaactattttctacataagaaaaatgtctgtaccaagtcaggaatatgacaatcgATGTCCATTCGTTTGccgtgttttagcttttgattttgccatttgattagggactttccgctttgaattttccaTAGAATTCTGTATGATTGTAATTTTATGTAACACTTTATGTTAAAACAGGTTTGTGTCGTAGAGTTAAATTAAtgttcaaaaattgtaaaaatatactgTTATCAATTTCAATGCATTATACTTTTCATACAATTATTTGAATTATCATCATACCactttcatttgatttttatttcaaaacacaACCTTCACGAATTTGTTATTAATTTGCTATTATTGTTAAGCCAAACATTAATATGTGTGTGAATAAGCATGCGCTTGAAATCATTATAGATTTAcgttttttaattaaatttggatCTATTGTTGTTCCAATATTTTTATTCTTGTACAATGATTGAATCTACATCTACACACGTTATATGGAAAGGAAAACTATATGCATATTCAAactaatttaaacatgttaaagtaattttgaagaaaagaacATGCAATTTTCTTAAACACTTAATGTATAATCAAACATCCACATATTATTTCGTCTATATTAAGATGGGAGGACTGTTTTCGAAACCATATAACATGgagattttaaacattttcaaattatttgaaatttcaaGTTTTCAGACTGTATGCACAAGCATATGATTAGTTACTAGTAAGTTATTGTGGTGTAGATGTATGATTCTATCAAAATTCGTATTAAGTATACAATATTTATTCCATTCAAAGTTTCTAACATTATAAGTTTGGAAATAATTACAATAATGAAATCAATAATGTATTCAAGAaatcaaaatcatttgaaaatgtaGGGTTTGCATTAATTACGTATTTTAGCAagccatattttgttttcttaaaatcgaattagtttaacatgtaaataaattTGCATAAGGATTAAAGCTAAAATGGTTTGAATAAATTTAAAGGACATATTGAACAGAAGTTCCATGACAATGGTTAGGTACTATCATCATTATTCAAAGACATGTAAAACATGCACAAAAGCAAAGGAAAAAACTACATACTACTGAATACTTTGAAATCTTACCTTGTAATGCTGAGCCATCATGCAGACTATGCCACGGTCTTGGAGAACTTTGATATTTATATGTAGTATTTGAATGGTTGAACGAATATTCAAATAAGCGCCATAGGCTGTATTAACCAATCGCATGTTGTTACAACTCTACACAAATACATCCGGTTATTGATTGATGCATTCATTTTTTGGTAGATCAAGGCCATTTTGGTTAGGTAAAGCGCGTGTATTAGCTATTCCGGTTTTAAGGCgaaacttgtacatgttgtaaatgcTATGCATGCTCTGTATTGCAAGAAACATTTTCTGCTGGATTTCTATTACTGTCACATAAAATCATTATGTTTGATTAAGTTGCTCATGTCAATATACCAGAATTGTTTACAACTGTCAATCAAGAAAGCGGTTAAGCTAGCTGTGAAACAGGGTTAATTTATCATTAATTGGGTGATGTTTGgaccgaataaaaaaaaaattatacagttGTATTAGTTCTGTTGATTGATGAAATGTAGTCTGTGAACTTACTTAGACGTACCGTAttttttgtaatacttttttttttaaatttcgtgtCTGTAATTGAAAACGTATCTATCTGGTTTTGAAACTTTTGTAAACACTATTCTTACAACACAGCATAGGgttcgtaggtggcctgttgcaaggcaaaatttctgtccataTCAATTATACCCTCATTTCTAGTGCAAATTTCCACGACCCCAGATGGCCTCTtttgtgacaagacctacctattgtatttattgtgaacttgttctcgtcctgaatatgcatgaaatatcaacactggacgttaagcaaccaacaatcaatcaatcaatacaacaCAGCATATACGAAAAAGGACAAAAAGGATACTCTCACGGCTCGGGGCTCTATTTATAAATGTTTGcgtatatacttttttttagcaAGAATGGAACTAATAGGAATGCTCgtcaaaaactaattttgaaaattCATGAACTAAAAAAGCAATGCccaattatttgtttaatatagaTAAAACGGCAGGTATGATTTTGAAAGGAGTAGAGGTTATTTCAGTTGAACAAGACATTTTAAGAGACTTAAACGTTTTTGGAAAGGACTGATCAACTGCTCAACCACAATGtctatgttataaataaaaagattcaTCAATACCAATTAATATGTTATACTGCTTTCTTcgtgtaataataataaatcgaAATTGTTAATCAAAGTTTACCGAAAGTTTAAGTCGAATGACATGTGTAAGCTATACAGAGTTATAAAAGTATGTttagtaacaaaaacaaaaaatactcaaaatatcaaaaagataataactaaaaatatgtaaaaatatgagaaaaaaaactgaataaccaaacaaaacaacaataaaaatatcattttaacaaAATACGTTATTGCAAATAAACGAAAttatattatgatatatatttttatatactatttctGAGTGTTGATTATAATTTGCCAAAAGTGAATGATCACTGTCACATTGTGTAATATTTGATACTTAGAGGACAGAACTGTTCAAACGTCCTTGAGTTCAATGTTTTAACAAATCGTGATCAGACGAAGGCTGACGATATCTCGCGGGTAGACATAGGaagaaaatatatcataaatattacAACTGTTTACCAGACATGAGATTCAATTTCGGTTAGTTCATAAACAAGACAAATTAATACTCCACGATATCAATTAAAGAGGGGAGAacgataccagaggaacattcaaactcattttgTTAAATGTTGAGTTACAGTAACAGATTTTTACTTCAGTGAACATTTGCTGtcgaattataaatgtaaaattgtGTGTAAATGTCTGTGGTTTATTTAGCTACCAGGAGCTTTAGAATTATTccaaaaataccagagggacattcaaactcatgcatcaaaaataaactgaaaacgccgtgttaaataagaaaaaaacacaaccaGACAGAtaacagtacataaaacacaacatagaacactgaagcaacacgaaccccatcaaattTGTGGGGTGAAAGCAAGTGCTCGGAAACATTCAATGAACTATATCCACCAGTATCTGATAAATCGGGATTAAAGTCTTTCTCATATTTCCATAACTGGATCTTTTTAGGAATATAACGGttcaagttaaaaaaagaaataaagatcaAAGACCGGCAGACAAAACTATTAAGAAAAGGGAGGGAGGTCAGCCAAACTACAAAGTATAGAAAAGGTGCATTAATTTCCATCATTATAAAAGAGGACACAAATGAAACTTGTTAGTTTTGtaattggctcaatatctttaattgtttttacataggcggtaatggtaacgttttttcctgtagctccttgtggtaaaatatcccctttttaacacaataagttctttgaaaatttaatactttgaacacattcaatagctccatagtttttacacatttattctatgttcctctactttcctaatcaccacaaataattaagttcagtcatttgttaaaaatagaaacatgtccaatatcactacacagagattttttctttacacgtgacttttgagttcctcatttcgagacgcattagggatgttgtcccaatTGATCAAGTAGTCAAAAGAAATAATCGTTTATATTTCCGAAACAATGCAAGATTTGGCCGTTTTTTATGAAAAAGACGATGGCCGACTTTCATTAACAAGACTCCGTTGGATATAGGTCCATGATAGTTATGAAAAAATTAATCAATCATATGGTTTCATGTTAATTTTTCTATATACATGATGCAGTGACCATAATTACATCTATGACAGTGTATTTGTCCGTTTTTATGGGAAAGACTATCTGCTGTGCGGTTATTTAAGTGGCATCTGATCTTGTTCTCTTCCTTCATAGTTTTTACATGTCTTCCCGGACGATGTCGACAACATTCTTCAGATCACGATTTGAAAATACATTGAACTCGGGGAAGTTTGAACAGTGTCGTCTTGTACCATATAGTGTACTCCCCTACACATGTACCAAATACAACATAATTGTGAGTGTTTATTTCCGTCTGGTAATTTTCAATCTACTTTCAAACATAACGcctgataaataaatatatatatatgggttagggttagggataGGGTAAGCATAATCATCAGAAAATTAtattgggttagggttagggttagggtaagcaTAATCATCAGAAAATTATATTACGATatttacaactcgtctaaacatcaacccaacattgttagatctgtaaatctgctttcgcaatttttttgtttttccctcGCCGGAACTCGAACCCAtgctgggcttcataaaaatgatgCTTTGGGTGGCCTGGTGTTACCTTTCCGTGTCAGTTtcaatctagcgtcgtactacagtacatgatatataaggcatggagatgttatttgtACAGATCACCTAAATTATCTagagtaaaggatcctacaaattaatgtaagatacagtcagagaaaataattatatttataagtacgtctgagccaatgacaactctacaacagatttatccattggatcaccagcagtgatggggATACATGGCTGTTTACatcatgtatatacaactcgtctaaacatcaacccaacaatgttagatctgtaaatttgctttcgcaaatttgttgttcttccctcgccgggattcgaaccataTCCCTGtctgtataaaaataaatcaaaacatatctACCGGACCatcatttcaaaatatctttgaatggtcgagggtatcactagcccagtagccagtactttggtactggcatgcaaatacggatttttttttgtgttattaaaatttgctgttacaaaatgatagaaattattataaattaaggaatgtatctccctcgtgcaaagctctgattcctttcacggatttggctatacttttttgaccttgtggattatagctcttcatcttttatataagctttggatttcaaatattttggccacgagcatccctgaagagacatgtaatgtcgaaatgcgcatctggtgcaagaaaattgataccgttaattttattaaaggcGGTCAAATCTCTCATAGAATTTCAGTAACATTTTACTTAGTTTCCTCATGATCAATACTTTTTATATATGctatgtttttgtattttctaaTTCTACAAATTattctgttgatttttttctatagaaatgTATAAACGGTATAAAATCATATTAAGTATTCAGTGGGTAGTGTGGGACTAACATGAAATGTCGATTGGTATGCGATGCCTATAAATCTCCCAATGTTAGTGTACTTGTTTCTTTCAAAAATTTCGGTTAAAGAAGCTATTCTCATTAGTTCAGTGGAAagtacttctgtgttgacacccactagtaacccgaatttagcttgaacggacaaaaacgtgttaacgctatttaaatgagattaatcgtcatttgataaagattgacaaaaattaaaaataagttttgatttatttcaattcatatcaattcattttaacgccagtcaaatagatttctttgtggtcaatcaattgaaatcaagttggtggtaatATAcgttaaactaataggccacgcccccgttaaactatttcaaactggcATCAATTCGATTTAAACATCGTTGAGACCCGAGCATTGTataggtaaatcactcaagcaaaacaacCTTGATTTatgtatcttttattttttcaaattttatcgaaTTAAGTTAAATGCGTGTATTCTTAGTAAAGTCTCATgctttacaatttaaaaaaaatgaatgaacaatACACGTGACATTTaaggaatttaaattaaaaacattaaaatattgatgcacggtttaaaaaatgtgaatctgttgaaaataaaatagtaagatgtataaatgtataacatAATTTGAATTTGCCAGATTACAGTTGATAttatctcacatattcgtttAAAAAATTGCTAAGTGCTATGAAAACTCGTGGATGTAAGTAACGTGTGGTCCCTTGCAATTACTTACGAAACTTTAGGTATTCCTGTGTATTTACCGtttatctttttctgttttactatattgtactcgtaaattaaATATGTCACGGAAATAAAAGTAACTTTACAGAAATTATTCATTgcgtatataacatgtataatttataattttatattttcggtaaacaacaaatattcactagctgtatattgatatatgaaatagcttgtaatgaaaaacaatcttttgttaaataataaaattgatgaagataatgttgacatttgttgCATTTAATAAACAGTTTAGTCTTgctcaaaattgtaaatgaagtAACAGATCAATGAACTTTcaaaactgtgttaaattgtaataccggtcactgGAGCAAAACAGGCGTAAATTGTGGAAGAGCAGCAAAATCAAACGAGCATATTGAAGCGTTGTTACGATTCTGGAAAAGGTATATTATCGTGCTATCATGAACCGTGACGTACAAAAATTCTTGTAATAAAAGAACATGTATCCtgtatatatgagataaattttagtctgcgataacgaCGGGTAGGTTTAAGTTAAACGATCTTGACTGGCTATTAGTCGGCATTATCTTACGCCTTTTAATGCATTTCAAA contains:
- the LOC139484387 gene encoding lectin BRA-3-like yields the protein MRLVNTAYGAYLNIRSTIQILHINIKVLQDRGIVCMMAQHYKIYFVLLIVIFLSSNTCYAQVILEGDTQALFEDGGGTGTGFPLVSALLPLLLLGPLLLAAATPTATAAQAAQAAPAAPVAPAAVPVMVVSVPVAPTPPCVSETCPNGFMLLPNQGISTTCYSDSGSDNTNDRTWNAALTDCTSTPGAYLWRPNTEQEADAVRNKYTIPNDEIVWTGANLNADGTFRFAIENGLFHFTNLPFGTGINNGTPNADCVGLQFIGTTWQWSNQPCTRNRRYICEYPRRVCP